One window of the Pyrus communis chromosome 17, drPyrComm1.1, whole genome shotgun sequence genome contains the following:
- the LOC137722580 gene encoding CBL-interacting protein kinase 2-like — protein MENKGSVLMQRYELGRILGQGTFAKVHHARNLKTGMSVAIKIIDKERILKVGMIDQIKREISVMRLIKHPNVVELYEVMASKTKIYFVMEYVKGGELFNKVSEGKLKEDVARKYFQQLISAVDYCHSRGVCHRDLKPENLLLDENEDLKVSDFGLSALGESKWQDGLLHTTCGTPAYVAPEVINRKGYDGAKADIWSCGVVLYVLLAGYLPFHDSNLMEMYKKIGKGEFKFPNWFSPEVRSLLSKIMDPNPNTRISIAKIMQSSWFRKGLVQKPEIAEIPMKEPSPLDVDAIFGPNEDSNSSVESKQELSKPSNLNAFDIISYSAGFDLSGLFEQTDQKKEVRFTSNKMASTIISKLEDIAKRLNLKIKKRDGGLLKMEGSTEGRKGVLSIDTEIFEITPTFHLVEVKKSSGDTLEYQKVIKKDIRPALKDIVWTWQGEEQQQQQQEEEPPQLVQELPQGQEHVGKQEPPQQGKQEQQPSLALPVHAVSPQDS, from the coding sequence atggaaaacaaagggAGTGTGTTGATGCAGCGGTATGAATTGGGGCGAATACTAGGCCAAGGAACCTTTGCCAAGGTTCATCATGCAAGGAATCTTAAAACCGGCATGAGTGTGGCGATTAAGATAATTGATAAAGAGAGGATCTTGAAGGTCGGAATGATTGATCAGATTAAGCGAGAAATTTCTGTCATGCGACTGATTAAACACCCGAATGTTGTGGAGCTTTATGAGGTAATGGCCAGCAAAACCAAGATTTACTTTGTCATGGAGTATGTCAAAGGCGGTGAGCTCTTCAACAAGGTTTCCGAAGGCAAGCTAAAGGAGGATGTTGCTAGGAAATATTTTCAGCAGCTCATCAGTGCTGTTGATTACTGCCATAGTCGAGGAGTCTGCCACCGAGATTTGAAACCAGAAAACCTACTTTTGGATGAGAATGAGGATCTAAAGGTTTCAGATTTCGGATTGAGTGCCCTTGGTGAATCTAAGTGGCAAGATGGTTTGCTTCATACAACTTGTGGAACCCCTGCATACGTTGCTCCAGAAGTAATAAACAGGAAAGGATATGATGGTGCCAAAGCTGACATTTGGTCTTGTGGAGTGGTATTGTATGTTCTATTGGCTGGCTATCTCCCATTTCATGATTCAAATCTGATGGAGATGTATAAGAAGATTGGTAAGGGCGAGTTCAAATTTCCTAACTGGTTTTCACCGGAAGTACGCAGTTTGCTGTCAAAGATCATGGACCCCAATCCAAATACTCGGATATCCATTGCCAAGATTATGCAGAGTTCTTGGTTCCGCAAGGGTTTGGTCCAAAAGCCGGAAATTGCTGAGATACCAATGAAGGAGCCATCCCCTCTGGATGTTGATGCAATTTTTGGACCAAATGAAGACAGCAATTCTTCTGTCGAGTCAAAGCAAGAATTATCAAAGCCGTCTAACTTGAACGCGTTTGATATCATCTCCTACTCCGCAGGCTTTGACTTGTCTGGATTGTTTGAGCAGACAGACCAGAAAAAGGAAGTGCGGTTTACATCCAACAAAATGGCCTCCACCATCATCTCTAAGCTGGAGGACATTGCCAAGCGTCTGAATCTAAAAATAAAGAAGCGGGATGGAGGATTGTTGAAAATGGAAGGGTCCACGGAAGGCAGGAAGGGGGTGCTGAGCATTGACACCGAGATATTTGAAATCACCCCGACTTTTCATCTGGTGGAAGTGAAGAAGTCTAGTGGAGATACATTGGAGTATCAGAAGGTCATTAAGAAAGATATCAGACCAGCTCTGAAGGACATTGTTTGGACTTGGCAAGGGgaggagcagcagcagcagcaacaagaAGAAGAGCCACCACAACTAGTGCAGGAGCTGCCGCAGGGACAAGAACATGTAGGGAAGCAAGAACCGCCACAGCAAGGGAAGCAAGAGCAACAGCCTTCTCTGGCACTCCCAGTGCATGCAGTCTCACCCCAGGATTCGTAA